The genome window CTACGTTGTGTGGTAGGCACAGGTAGAGGCAAAGACCTTAGTCAGGATGTGCCTAAGGATGTTCCTCGCCGTCGTAGGCCCACTGCCTCAGCACGTAGGCAACGGGTTACCCAGATGGCTGAGGATGTGGCTAAGGATGTTCCTTAATTGCTTGAGGATGTTCCTCAGTTGGCTGAGGATGTGCCTGATGCGTCTGATGGTAGCCCAGAGAGGACAGGAGCCGCCGATGGTGCTGAGTCTGATCGAGTGGCTAGTGATGGGACAGCTGCTGATGATGAGGGGTTCCTCGGTGGGCCAcgcaatccatatgttttgatAGGATTTGCTGATCATGTGGCACACAGCATATGGCATGGACAGGTACGTACATATTTTATTCCAATAATTAGAAagtagtttcttttattttgaaatacacaaatttataaatttttattcaatttaggaGCGACCCGATCTCAAGTTGGTCTCCCATGGTAGGAAAGTAGATAAATTTGGGAGACCGGCTGCTGAGATCGAAGGTATGATTGCGGCCACCGGATTGGATCCATTGATCAGGTGTTCTGTGATCACCACTGATCCTGGACTCATATCCGCCTTTGTTGAGAGGTGGCATAGGGAGACGAGCAGCTTCCACCTCCCAGTAAGGGAGGTGACGATCACTCTAGACGACGTTTCGTCGCTCCTGCACATCACGATTACTAGCGCGCTGCATTCATTCGAGCCGATGGCTACATCTGACGCAGTGGCGCTGTTGACGGAGCTACTTGAGGTCACCCCAGACGAGGCTACAGTTGAGACACGTCAGGCAGGTGGGCCTCATGTTCGGTTGTCCTGGCTTCGGGACATGTACCAGAGTAGGTGTCGGGCCAGGCAGTGGGTTGCTGTAGCTCGGGCGTACCTACTTCATTTGGTTGGTTGCACTCTTttcgctaacaagagtgcaacccatGTCCATGTTGTGCACCTGCAGGCATTCAGAGACCTGGCACAGGCAGGGACATTCTCTTGGGGAGCGGTCGCTTTGGTCCACTCGTACGATCAGCTTAACGAGGCATCGCAGGCCCCTACACGGCAGATGGCTGGTTACATTTCACTACTTCGGGTGACTATCGCTgcttgtaatttaaattaaagtaaaattcaaTCCATGTTTGATTGCTGATGTGGACTTTGTGTTTGTAGTGCTGGATTTATGAGCACTTTCCATCAGTCCACAGGTCTGTTGTTGACGATGGTTATGCTGAGGCTAGCCCACGTGCCTGTAGGTGGCTTACGGGTAAGGCCTAGATGACCGGGATTAAGGGAGCCCCTTACAGAGCACGTATTGATGCCCTGACAGTCACTGACGTCTGTTGGATGCCGTATGCGGAGCATCGGGGAGTTCGGGGCTATGACTTGATCTCCTCGTACATGGGGCAAGTCAGATGGGGTCCGATCATCGTCTACCTTCGACTAGAGAGGGTGGTTCGGAAAATGGGGTACATTCAAACAGTTCCTCCGCCACCGGTTCGTGATTCGTTGACATGTACTAATATAGACGACCGGTGGGTACAGTTTTCAGATCATGTAGCGCCTACAGGGGAGCTCTGTGTAGTTCCTGGGCAGGTGGCCCCAGactacatggagtggttttttCAGATTTCACACCCCTTTGTGACGCCGACGGAGGACACTGCTGAGCCCAGACCTGCGCCTCCCCTTCCAACTCATGATGATGACTTCGTGGAGCCACCTGTCGCCGAGGTTCTAGTCGCGTCAGATCCCCCTGCGCATTCTGTGGTAAGTTGTGTACTTTTtcttaactttattattttttataaattcatactCACTTGTTATTTTCACTGAGACAGGTTGATTGCACAACATGTGTCAGGATGGGTAGGATTGTTGAGCAATTGGAGCGCGTCATCAACCTCAGGATGGTGACTGCAGGGACTGACTTATATGATATCATGGATCTTTGCCTGAGGATAGCTAGAGATGATGACCCAGATGACAGTCTTAGGCCGCGACAGAGACCCCGCATAGATTaggatttatcttttttattgtatttgtttatgtatttaaattttagtatttatttttgaatttgttaaaaaaCATTGACTTAGATAATgtctatatttctttatgtatttaaattatgtttttacttaaattatgtctttatgtatgtttttacttaaatataatgTCTCTATTTCTTTATGAAGTtagacatattaaaaaataagttataaatttaaaaaaaaataagttacaaattttaatttattgaaacaaataacttggaaattttaattgaatttaattaattggaCAAAATAAGTTAGACATTTTAAGTTATactgaaaattattatataatttaaacaacaataagttagaaatttcaaataaagaagttacaaatttaaaataaataagttagaaatttaaaataataagttagaaattgattgaaacaaataatttacaaattttaattgattgaaacaaataagttccaaattttaattgattgaaacaaataagttacaaaattcaaaaaaataagttagaaattttaagttatactgaaaattattatataatttaaacagcaataagttagaaatttcaaataaagaagttacaaatttaaaataaataagttagaaatttaaaataataaattagaaattgattgaaacaaataagttacaaattttaatttttacttacaattattatataatttaatcaacaacaagttacaaatttcaaaaaaataagttagaaatttaaaaaaaaaaataagttagacatttaaaaaaataagttagaaatttaaaaaaaaaataagctagaaattttaaaaaaataagttagtcattgaaacaaataagttacaaattttaatttttacttaaaattattatataatttaatcaacaacaagttacaaatttcaaaaaaaataagttagaaattttaaaaaataagttagacatttaaaaaaataagctagaaattttttaaaaaataagttagtcatttaaaaaaataagttagaaatttaaaaaaataagttataaattttttaaaaaatgagttagaaatttaaaaaaaaaagttagaaactttaaaaaaaataagttagtcattgaaataaataagttacaaattttaatttttacttaaaattattatataatttaatcaaaaacaagttacaaatttcaaaaaaataagttagaaatttaaaaaaataagttagacatttcaaaaaataagctagaaatttttttaaaaataagttagtcatttaaaaaaaattagaaatttaaaaaaataagttagaaatttttaaaaaaatgagttagaaatttttaaaaaagaagctagaaattttttaaaaaataagttagtcattgaaacaaataagttacaaattttaattgattgaaacaaataagttacaaattttaattaaatgtaattgattggacaaaataagttataaattttaatttgcacGAACGGGTCACAAACATTTAttccttataaatttttttgctaaaagttgataataaaacttttattcCTTTTTGATACATACTACACATTACAAACGGGTCACAAACATAACAAATTGACACACTAAGACATATTACATCGACTAGAACATCATGGACACAAATTTAATTTGCACGAAACAGCCTAACATTTAACTAGCATTCAATCACGCAAGGACGTAACCACATCGTCCTCATTTTCCATAACCAGTTTACTAAAGAGagccaaaatttctattggcacAAATTGTTTCCAGTAATTAGACTCTACCAGCACCTTGAGCACGTCGTTGTCACATTTCAGCtcaacaattttaaattctaaaacttTCTCATAATACTCCAAATGACTAGGTTGTCGATAAAACAAACGCCTTACAACTTGGGATTCGTGAATCCCATGAGGAGGATTTCCTTTAGGTGCTacttgcttgatcaaatccttcagttgATCTATGCTACATCCTTTTggaatatcaaatttttttggatttattcCGGTGAACGCATAACCCACAAAGTTGTTTTAGCGTGGCATGTTCCACCTTCCGTTGTAATACAGAACCGCATCATGTGTAGGGATGATGGggcgttcaagtaagtttaaaattACATCTGTTGTTCTACCAACGGTACATAACAACTCAATCGGTCCAACAaatgaaaattgatcattataCATTAACATGGTGTTCACATCCatgtcatttttcaattgcatactTTCAAAGTAAATGTTGTTAGCTGTATCTTCCATTGGTCGCCAGTAATGAATTTCATCCACAACTTCATTGTTGTTTAGCCGAACACTGCTATGTATTCTGCTTTTGAGAGTTGAAAAATCGCATAGGTTTGGTACTCGCATGGGCACTAGACtagaactttgaaaataaacccCACACTCGTTGTGAATGACGGTTCCATTTCGAAAAATGAATGCCATTGTTTATcgaaaattaatttgacaaactCTAAATACTAGTTGCTGTTGAGTACCATGGGCATCCCCATCTATCATTTATATAAATGGCCCAGCCAGGCACATGGCTTCCCTTTTACCAGACCCGTAACTATTTTACATTGTGAAGCGTAAAACTAAAGCAACCTCCTGTCACGTCGTTCACTGTCGGGTCACGTCAGTCATTGTCGTCTGAGAAAAAGGTTGGTTTCGGGCCATGTAAACTTGCCTAAGTACCCCTGTTCggggtttttttaaaattatctgggAAAACCATGAGACTCTCCAAAGGTGGCATGTCTCATGTTTGCACGTCaatgaatccaaaaaaataaaaggagacACCGGTTCATTCGAACAGAGCCTGCAACGGAAGgcccaaaactcaaaaaagttAGTTTCAGGCCATGTAAACTTGCCTAAGTACCCTTGTTCggggttttttttaaattatctgggAAAGCCATGAGACTCTCCAAAGGTGGTTTGTCTCATGTTTGCACGTCaacgaatccaaaaaaaatatcaggAGACATCGGTTCATTCGAACAGGGCCTGCAACGGAAGgcccaaaactcaaaaaaattaGTTTCGGGCCATGTAAACTTGCCTAAGTACCCCTGTTCggggtttttttaaaattatctgggAAAGTCGTGAGACTCTCCAAAGGTGGCCTATCTCATGTTTGCACGTCaacgaatccaaaaaaaataacaggagACACCGGTTCATTCGAACAGGGCCTGCAACGGAAGgcccaaaactcaaaaaagttAGTTTGGGACCAACATTTCCTCTTGAGGGACGACATGTGACCTGCTACTCTGACCCTTATCTGGCATGTCCATCCTTCTTGGCGCAGCATTTAATTCGTCGTCAGAAATAGCTGAAGGACACCTCACTTGTTTCTCTTTTGGACGCCACTGGTCTTGTCATCGTCGAAGGCGCCCTTGCACTTGCCGGCAGAACCTTTTCCGGCGACCtctttgccttttcctttggCCTTGTTCGTCATTTCTACAGAGAATGCAATGAGACCAACGCCAATTGCATGGTCAGAGTTAGAGAAATGGAGAGAGGAAGAAGTGTGTGACTAGAGTGTGTGTAACTGTGAAGAACGACGAGTCCAAAATGAATTTTACTGTAAATAATTTGAGGAAAAAAGTGACCAACACATATCATGCGGTGCATACAAGAATCGGCCATTGGTCAACTTGTGAGaggaaaaaatcatttaactaataccaaataatcttaaaattaacaaaataatttaactaattaactcgtggaagaaccttcttccgttgACTCTggcggaagaagttcttccgcgTAGTTCCACGGAAGATGGTTCTTCCGCAGTTCTTCTTCCGTTGACACTCGCGGAAGAAATGTTCCGCGGGCATccacggaagaaccttcttccgtcaactgcggaagaaggttcttccgtggATGCTCGCGGAACATTTCTTCCACGAGTGTCAACGGAAGAAGGTTCGCAAAAAGGCTGAAGGGCATTTTTGCCATTTTGGAaatttgctgggtgcaccaacaatgcTGCTGGGTGCCCCTAGCAAATCCCTCTCTGGAATTGAAGGATAAAGTCATGAACAACATAGCCGAAGCAAGTCGTTCGTTAGAGAACCTTAATAGGTTTGTCAAGTGGCTTAAAGAATAAGGATTGACATTTTATGCATCTGTATTATTTATGTTAGCTGAAAGAAATCAGATCAAAGTTGATGCAGTAAGCTTTTCAAGCGATTAAAATGTCTACAAGGTGTCCAAAAATGAAGATATATATGGCCATGAAACTGAAACAAAATTTAGTAAGCTTTTCAAGTGATTGAAATGTTTACAAGGCCACTTTCTTTGTTTTAGTCGTCTGGATGCTTTAAGACAAAGACAGATAATGTAATCTAGTatcctttcttcttttcatttGATATATATAGTCTTGTATGACATTGTATTCAAGTTAAGAGTATCTCTTAGtactttaattcttaaatatgtttttcttataaaaaaaatcacgaaAAATCATTAAGatgtaaatacttatttttatatatttaaagaaataCCATAGTCAATATCAAAACTGATGCAAAACAGATAAAAAACATTGCTCCAAACTAGTATATCATTCTTGGATTCCAAGGCACATCTCAATTACACAGCCTACTCTGAGCattatttcacttttttctgCAATTAACCTCACAGTGACTTTACAAAATCTAGTTAACTAACATTAGTTAATGGAGTCCAGTGGCATCAATTGATTCATGTGGCCAAACCTACTCAACCCAGTAAGTGGGATATAGTAGCAGAGATGTTCAATTTCTATCTACTGAACCTACTTTGCAAGTAAGTAACAGAGAGGTTTCCTTTCTATCTCTGCCTCTCACATACCTAACTAATATATGGAATATGTTGTATCAGTTATTTCTCAAAACTTTAAATAACCAGTGTTTGAAATGAATTAACTTAACTGTGCTGAATATGCAGAAATAAAACTTGGGGTTTGATtgtaagacttttttttttgccaagggTACTGTTGCTTACTTGAGACCATTTATGTTGTTAAATAGATAACACCTCTATGCAGCAGAAAAGAGTACAACAAAGCCAATGGAAGAGGTTTATATTCAGGTCAGGTGTAGCACAGGTTAAAGTTCACATACAGTTTCTGATAGTACATTGGGAACGTACCTTGGATCTGTAAAGGcagttttaattttagtttgaaTAAGTTAATTGATAAGAATATGTTATTCTGCCGTTAGTGAAATAGTTAGTTTCAGATTTTATTGTTTAGTTAATAGAAGCTCCCAAAATCACAAACATGATTTCTATtcagttgtaatttttttatacggCTGAAATTACAAACActggaaagaagaaaaacaaaacacaagctATCTACTCCTTAAAAAATAACTACTCCAAAGCGCATCAGCCAAAGAAGGCTTCATTAAGCCTGGTGCACAGAATGTAGTTGTCTCTGCTACATCAGGCAAAGAACATATGAAGATGGAGGTGTAACTTCAACTAGCTATTTTCTCATTACCCTCTTACACATTAGAAATTTGTGCATATAAATTTTTGTTCAAATTAATGGTAAATTGGTTACTAGGGTCATGatgacaaaataattgaacatctatagttattataaaatgcTAATATTGTACTGTGACATGCGACTCTTTTACAAGGGATGCTATCAGAAACCTCAAATAAAGCATAGACATACGACTCTTTTTGCATGACTTATTACTTGGCATTAACCGTTTCACACTGTTTTGCTCATGCTTTCAATAATGAAACTCATGTCATTACAAACTCACATGTTGAATTATTCATTCATATCTTATAAATctgaatttttctttgtataGTTTTGAACTCAGTTGGACAAAGCAACCTTGCTGGGTGACATGATTATACATTTGAAAGAGCTGAAAACAAATGCAGCACAAGCTAGTGAAGGCCTAATGATACCAAAGAACAATGATAAAATAAGAGTCGAAGAAGGAGGATTTCTACATTCAGTTCTTTATCTATAAGAGATTTCTTATAagaacttttctttttaaatgtgtaatttAAATCTCCATATGCATAGCATATATCTAAATATGATGAGGGAGTGAGTGAGAttagcaaatagcaatttcacTTGTTAGAGAAGCTGTACATTCTGAAAATCATGTGAATCTGGTTGTACATGTATCAGAAGCATAATAGCAACTTTACTCAGGTTATGCGCACTTGCTGTTGTTGAGTCATTCAGCATTGCTACTCAGGATTACTAGAATTGAAATCCAATACAAGCTCATGTGTACTGTGATTCAAACTCATGTTTTTTTGCAATTAAATGTCATGTTTCTCtctatttcttcttttatttttgtgttgtcTCCCAAGTTTTCTTTACCTTATACAAAGAGTGAAATCATATCAGTGCTGCCTGAAGATCAATTAAATTAAGGAGCCCGTCAGATACATAATAAATTGGTTTTAGATAGGATATGATTGAGGTAGAATGAACAAATATGcatcaagaaaaaaatacgCCACCAAATATGCATCAAGGCTGCACTCTCCTACACCAAACAAGTACATATGATATGTTAATCCCAAAATATAAGCCACAAACACTTgccaatatatacaaataaattagCTATATTCTACAGCAAAACATGCTGTCATGCTTCCATGTACCCTTTTCAATTTTGTTCCGCTGCATTGGAATACTTCATTTATATTGAAACAGAATAATAAAGTCTGCCTCcatatttcataaatttattgcTAAAAGCAGAAATGAGAGCATATTCAGTATATCAATCCTATTTGTAAGATGCAGAATTGAACATCAAGGGATAGCCTACGAAAATGAGTTATAGATGCTTGTACAAGGACCCTAAAATTGATGTTTCTAAACAGATAAATTCTGTTACATTCAAATATACATAACCTTGGCagagaaaaactaaaaagttaaaGATTAATTCCTTTGCCCACATGTGGTGCAGAATATGAAATATTCTGCAGACTTCCTGACAGTCAGCAGTTCAGAATatgaaacttagaaaaaaatgattattggaAAATGAACTAAAAACGAAATCTCCCACTAATAGCCtatctaaataataaatatcatcCTCAATTGCTCCTTCATCGCCTTATCTAATAACCTCTAGACATAATTCATTCTTTGTTGGTCCTTGAACTTCCAAAGAAACTTCTGATATTCAGGGTTTTTAGCAAACTTTAAAGCCAAGTCAATTTCTTGGGGCTTCACTAAATCCCAGTTTTTAAACCAATTCTTTAAAATCTCTTTTTGAAGGATCTAGCTGTGAAAGATCTGGCATTTTGGCCACCATTTTTCCAAAATTAGTTATCACCGCATCCATTTTATTATCGAAACTGTCAATAAATCTAGTAGCTAATGTTGGCATGAGTCAAGgagataatatttaaattttcgttatttttttttcttgtaataaggatccctagaattattctcatGTGCAGTTactataattactttaattagaaCTGCATATTTATATACTTTCTAGTAATAAGCATAATGTACAAGAACAGAAAACATTTTTCTGTATCTTGGTATCAGAAAGAATTACGGTCAATTTTTTCTCCTTTCCTAAAACCCTAGACTCCTCAAAACCAAATAAGCTGTAATGGCTTAAGAAGCAAAGATTGTACCTGTCTCAAGTTAGAATGTTAGCTCTGAGTCATCCAATATCAACATCATACCCTTAATTGAACGACAGAAACTTTAATGTATGGTCAAAGATGATGAAGGTTCATGCTGCGTGCTTGAATAAACTTGGCCACTTGAATGGAAAAAACTGTGAAAGTCGGAGAAGACGATCCTAGTTATTCCAAATGGGTCATCGAAGATGCGGTTGCACAGGGATGGTTGTCGAAAACCATGGAACCTCATCTTATTGGTATGTTTATTGAGTTACCAACTGCTCGAGACATTTGGGATAGTATTACGTTACCCAAATGTTCTATGACGGAGAAGATGAAGCCCAACATTATGAACTGTGTTGTAATACAACCCAGATTCAACAAAATGGATAAGCGATGCCCAAGTAGAATGGAGTGTGTGCAGCAGATGTAAAAAGCTGTATGGACGATCTTAACAAGGATCGAGTATTTAATTTTCTCAACGGGCTTGACCAACAGTTCAATCCAATTTGAAAGTGACATTCTTTGAAAGAAACCGCTCCCGAGACTTGAAGAATGCTGCCATATTATCCTCTGTGAATTTCAGGGGCAAGAAACTATGCTTGGAAGGAAGGATTTTGTAGTAGAATAATCCATGCAATGGTTTCAAAAACTGCCTCAGGGATGCGACCTCGTTCTTTGCGAGACCTTGATGAAGCCAAGAAAGACAAAATCCGATGCAGTCATTGCAATGCGACTCGACATAAAAGGGAAACTTGCTTTGAACTTCACGGCTATCCCGAATGGTTCTTGGAGAAGAGGAGGCAAATGAGAGCTAAAGGCAAGCGTTCAGGACCAGCAAAACTCATTGATTATGTAGCTGGAATTGCTGCTGTAGCAACAAGTCAAGGTAGTTCTGTAAATTCCTCCAAAGTTCAAGACAccaatttgttgtttttctcAACCAGGTTGATGTGACTGAGCCAACTCATAATTCAGGTATTAAaaatctataataataataataataaataagtacAAATAAGTTTGTGTACTTAGATGTGttattaaagaaacaaattttttcttttcaatggtGTTAAAATTCTACGTATATCCACACATCGAGAATCTTCTTtctactttttagtttttaaactaGACTTGAACTTTTCCAAGTTGTGTTAGTATATTTTGTCTtagtggatgtttctatttatgATGTTAAAAAGAGATGAATTTGAGCATTTTCATTGACTAGTATTTTCATGGTGGTCATTAGAGTTCATATGCTTTAGATAATTGCATCGCCGCTCCACCCACGAGACACATCGCTTGAACCCACCACCAGGAAGACTTTGATACAAGGGATCCACCGTCGTCATCTTACTCGTTCAAGCTGATCACCAAATTGAAGCATCAACCATGATACCAATTATTGGGGAAAAATACACTCATATCTTTATTACTTAAAAGTCACACAACCAAGAACAAGAGGCAACATCATAAGCGAAATAGAAAAAAGATCACAAATTTGTTTAACGTGGTTTGGGCCCTCACCCTTACATCCACAACCTCAATTTGTTTAACATGGTTTAGACCCTCATTCCTACATCCACAATCTTTTTAGGACAAGTTGTACAAATAAGGGAagacaagtgtgaggtgaagtctcaCATCGTCTAGGAACGATAAGATTTAACACATTATAAGGGAAGACAAGACCCATAAATCTAAGCCTTAAGATTTTGAGTTAAAGTGTATTGTCAAGTTCACTTATGAGGTTGTTTATGGTCCATTGGTGAAAATCTCCACAGTATTTACCCCTCGATTTCTCCCAATAATTGGTACCAGAGTTGAATGATCTTCTTGTCTTTCCTTATATGGTGTTCAACCTTCTCATTCCTACACAATATGAAACTTCACCTCACGCTTGTACTTTAACAATATTCTTGAAACCACTAGAGCTCTTGATTTGTGTTGTGTTctctattttcatgtttttaaggCTGGTTAAGTTAACCACACATGTTGTTTTATGTCAATTAAGGTAGctactgtgacaccctctaccccgacatataaataaataaaatatataaaaaatattggtaaccaaattcacacaggtaaaaggttcacattcacttcactattatcaattaaaacttattaaaaatatattcggctcgaaacaaggccgtcaaaatttacaaaaatattttgttaaatcagtgagataaaataaaatagactaacattatgcaattaatataaaacttatgtcccactgtcatatcctatcagagcattgtgtcccgacgtccttcagcacaaggttcctttaagcacttcacctagtgctcccccgaacacaaggttcaagatcatcacaggatccaaacacaaacaacaaaccgggagtgagttatcacattcctaactactatagagaaacaaaacaacatatagtagtcaaatacaatttacttagcatatctcacattatttcatcactttgtcattcaaaattcacttttcaatcatcaatcacaatacacaagaatcacacactccgatcaagacatgataacacatcaatttcataatgaacaattagcaagcgcatgagacagttatgctaagactcaaacctatatgcaatgtggtaccatgtcagtgaaaaaccaccctgggcgcttaggagtacataacaagacacaccacacaatgggtttgtcaggtcactctcattaagtaagatcatagggagaccagtcagggtcacgatgttttgcgataatgctccaaccatatgggatcagcataggcttaaaggagcactcaaacccggtgacccccaaggcctacactccaaagatttcgtcagggcctctccctcctgattaaggtccaacccctaaaatcattttagcacacagacactgctagtgaattatacaatacccacaacctcacactcgtgtcttaaacacgtacaacatattgcgctacaatttaacattagttcctaaataggaacctacactttctctttaacactgcgcatttacacttttctcaagataacattagtcgggttattgtacaattcacaacttacaacacaaataatgtcacatcaagagttaatcacacacttattcacaaccaaaactcattcacaatttcacatctcataatgtcacaatccaccatcacatgttttcacgtatctcacaattcaacaccagCTCTACTTTACaattttactcaatctcaataacaatattataatctcaaggcaacatattattccataattcatcacatatttcatttataagcactgctcatgaattatacaataccatgacctcacactcatgtttcaaacatgattaacacaattgcgctacaatttaacattggttcctaactaggaacctacactttctctttaacactgcgcataaacattggtcgggttattgtataattcatagctcacgatataattaatgtaacatcaagtgttaaacacatccacttattcacaatcgaatatcatgtccacactttaacatctcataacatcacatcaaacGTCTCATATCATtcccaatgatattcataaggtacaacatacacatgttcatgaaatttaaccataatattctcaaactccaacacttaataatttttggaatcatactataacactctacaatattatttacataaattattactataaataactacctctctatatataaactagcatacatcatattaaatcacaaatttcaaagtaagctttcaatgcacaaattctaaataattatatgaacactttggtcagtttcaattataatattaattttttaaattatatataaaaacctaa of Glycine soja cultivar W05 chromosome 1, ASM419377v2, whole genome shotgun sequence contains these proteins:
- the LOC114416664 gene encoding protein MAIN-LIKE 2-like, coding for MKCSSALPSSFVFFSGLPRSSLLPPRSSVPRSSLLLHFGCVPSCSPLGCLSVSSAIEIMVRTRGLRCVVGTGRGKDLSQDVPKDLAEDVPDASDGSPERTGAADGAESDRVASDGTAADDEGFLGGPRNPYVLIGFADHVAHSIWHGQERPDLKLVSHGRKVDKFGRPAAEIEGMIAATGLDPLIRCSVITTDPGLISAFVERWHRETSSFHLPVREVTITLDDVSSLLHITITSALHSFEPMATSDAVALLTELLEVTPDEATVETRQAGGPHVRLSWLRDMYQSRCRARQWVAVARAYLLHLVGCTLFANKSATHVHVVHLQAFRDLAQAGTFSWGAVALVHSYDQLNEASQAPTRQMAGYISLLRCWIYEHFPSVHRSVVDDGYAEASPRACRWLTGKA
- the LOC114416741 gene encoding uncharacterized protein LOC114416741, which codes for MTGIKGAPYRARIDALTVTDVCWMPYAEHRGVRGYDLISSYMGQVRWGPIIVYLRLERVVRKMGYIQTVPPPPVRDSLTCTNIDDRWVQFSDHVAPTGELCVVPGQVAPDYMEWFFQISHPFVTPTEDTAEPRPAPPLPTHDDDFVEPPVAEVLVASDPPAHSVVDCTTCVRMGRIVEQLERVINLRMVTAGTDLYDIMDLCLRIARDDDPDDSLRPRQRPRID